From Zhongshania aliphaticivorans, one genomic window encodes:
- a CDS encoding AraC family transcriptional regulator — MRSPTIAIYFVQKCLQNLQQQPDLQLKLLNQNHISPSLLKQANARIPAENYANLCRDTMQAMGDELMGFGAQAQKLGCWTTMTELAANAPSLGEALKRLTRFYRLIPWGLNTNLEIHNDIASISLTPNTANSEFDPYLYESFLFYIHRTANWLIGRQIPLHRVDFSFSKQPHAAEYWNLFLTKNIHYQQDHAQIQFSASLLEQNVNISAQALEKFLNHVNLAMITQRYTSKSWHYKVSSLVEATLQNKPSFADLAKVLNIHPHTLRNYLRQEGFQYQEIKDRVRCDTAIFHLSSMGCSVEETAFLIGFSEPSAFIRSFKKWTGTKPMAYKRRG, encoded by the coding sequence ATGCGATCACCCACTATCGCCATTTATTTCGTGCAGAAATGCCTGCAGAACTTGCAACAGCAACCCGACTTACAACTTAAGCTACTGAATCAAAACCACATTAGCCCCAGCTTGCTCAAGCAAGCCAATGCCCGAATCCCAGCCGAAAATTACGCCAATCTCTGCCGCGACACGATGCAAGCCATGGGCGACGAATTGATGGGATTTGGCGCCCAAGCGCAAAAGCTCGGCTGCTGGACGACCATGACCGAACTCGCGGCCAATGCCCCCAGCCTAGGCGAGGCCTTAAAACGCCTCACGCGCTTTTACCGCCTAATCCCCTGGGGCTTAAATACGAATTTAGAAATACACAATGACATCGCGAGTATCTCGCTCACGCCTAATACCGCGAATTCAGAGTTTGACCCCTATTTGTATGAGTCATTCCTCTTTTACATACACCGCACCGCCAACTGGCTGATTGGCAGACAAATTCCCCTGCACCGAGTTGATTTCAGTTTTAGCAAGCAGCCCCATGCGGCGGAATACTGGAACCTCTTTCTCACTAAAAATATTCACTATCAGCAAGACCACGCGCAAATTCAATTTTCCGCCTCTTTGCTTGAGCAAAATGTAAATATTTCAGCCCAGGCTTTAGAGAAGTTTTTAAACCACGTAAATTTGGCAATGATTACCCAGCGCTATACCTCGAAAAGCTGGCATTACAAAGTAAGTTCACTGGTTGAAGCAACGCTGCAGAATAAGCCCAGTTTTGCCGATCTTGCTAAGGTCCTGAATATACACCCCCACACCCTCCGCAATTACTTACGCCAGGAGGGTTTCCAATATCAAGAAATTAAAGATCGGGTACGCTGCGACACAGCCATTTTTCACTTGAGCAGCATGGGCTGTAGTGTAGAAGAAACCGCATTTTTAATTGGCTTTTCAGAACCGAGCGCCTTTATTCGTTCCTTCAAAAAATGGACGGGGACAAAACCGATGGCGTACAAAAGGCGCGGATAA
- the queC gene encoding 7-cyano-7-deazaguanine synthase QueC, whose amino-acid sequence MQKKAVVLVSGGLDSATVLAQAIKAGYECYALAFDYGQRHRAELVAASRVAESGGAKEFKIIKLDLSSIGGSALTDMKIDVPDAGAVGIPVTYVPARNTVFLSIALGWAEVLDADDIFIGVNAVDYSGYPDCRPAFIEAFETLANVATKAGVEGHGMRIHTPLMALSKADIVKLGTGLGVDYGQTVSCYRANTEGEACGRCDSCHLRREGFLQAGVADPTRYHKL is encoded by the coding sequence TTGCAAAAGAAAGCAGTCGTACTGGTTTCCGGTGGCTTAGATAGCGCTACGGTATTGGCCCAGGCAATAAAAGCAGGGTATGAGTGCTATGCCCTGGCATTTGATTATGGTCAGCGTCACCGCGCCGAATTAGTTGCCGCCAGCCGCGTTGCGGAAAGTGGCGGTGCCAAAGAATTTAAAATTATTAAATTAGATTTAAGCAGTATTGGTGGCTCAGCCTTAACCGATATGAAAATCGATGTTCCCGATGCGGGCGCAGTGGGTATTCCAGTTACCTATGTGCCAGCGCGCAATACCGTGTTTTTGTCGATTGCCCTAGGCTGGGCGGAAGTCCTCGATGCGGACGATATATTTATCGGCGTGAACGCAGTGGACTACTCGGGCTACCCGGATTGTCGCCCAGCCTTTATAGAGGCCTTCGAGACCCTCGCGAATGTCGCGACCAAGGCCGGAGTGGAAGGGCATGGCATGCGCATCCACACCCCCTTAATGGCGCTCAGTAAGGCGGATATCGTCAAGTTAGGTACTGGCCTAGGTGTTGATTATGGGCAAACAGTGTCCTGTTATCGGGCGAATACCGAAGGCGAAGCCTGTGGGCGATGCGACAGCTGCCATCTTCGTCGCGAAGGTTTTCTGCAAGCTGGCGTCGCTGATCCCACCCGATACCACAAACTGTAA
- a CDS encoding transposase codes for MDLSETYRSIARRYFPNAIITADGFRVVRLINQHYLKVW; via the coding sequence ATGGACCTGTCTGAAACCTATCGCAGTATTGCTCGGCGTTACTTCCCAAACGCCATCATTACCGCAGACGGATTCCGCGTTGTGAGATTGATTAATCAACACTATTTAAAAGTCTGGTAG
- the queE gene encoding 7-carboxy-7-deazaguanine synthase QueE, translated as MKANTLRITEIFYSLQGESRTLGLPTVFVRLTGCPLRCVYCDTEYAFHGGERRELDDILAEVAQYSPRYICVTGGEPLAQPECLSLLTALCDAGYEVSLETSGALPIEKVDARVSRVMDLKTPASGEMHRNLMDNIPFLTDHDQVKFVLCNREDYDWARFQLDSYQLNKRAGEVLFSPSFGQLSATDLANWIVTDNLPVRFQMQLHKILWNDAAGH; from the coding sequence ATGAAAGCGAACACCCTTCGTATTACTGAAATATTTTACTCTCTGCAGGGCGAGTCTCGTACTTTGGGCTTACCCACAGTATTTGTGCGCCTTACAGGTTGCCCTTTGCGCTGCGTTTACTGTGACACGGAGTATGCCTTTCACGGTGGCGAGCGTCGCGAATTGGACGATATCCTCGCTGAAGTAGCGCAGTATTCTCCCCGCTATATATGCGTGACCGGTGGTGAACCGCTAGCGCAGCCCGAATGCCTAAGCTTGCTCACCGCGCTCTGTGACGCAGGCTATGAGGTGTCATTAGAAACCAGTGGCGCCCTACCAATAGAAAAGGTTGATGCGCGGGTTTCGCGGGTAATGGACTTAAAAACTCCCGCGTCAGGTGAAATGCACCGCAATCTTATGGATAATATCCCCTTTCTTACCGACCACGACCAAGTTAAGTTCGTGCTGTGTAATCGTGAAGATTACGACTGGGCACGGTTTCAACTCGATAGTTACCAGCTGAATAAACGTGCTGGCGAGGTGTTGTTCTCGCCTAGCTTTGGTCAGCTTAGTGCCACCGATTTGGCAAACTGGATAGTGACAGATAACCTCCCTGTGCGCTTTCAAATGCAATTACATAAAATATTGTGGAATGACGCCGCAGGGCATTAG
- the ybgF gene encoding tol-pal system protein YbgF has protein sequence MQFTKPLFLLLPAACLSAQLWAQAPVVDMNSPRAGAESNRSMQGEIYQQLQQLRQEMMTLRGIVEEQEHQISQLKQQGLDRYIDLDRRLGSLTTGAAGAVVGSSSTAANAAVDVGSDAGITGEAAGAAVTGADVVNSPAVSAVPAVASNGNESSDYTDAYALVRSGNYDQAITSFLAYVERYPSGRYTPNAWYWLGELYVAVKPQNLKAATDAFQYLLSKYPDHDKVPAAMYKLGTVYFLNGNKQKSQELLTHVIDRYGSTGNSAVNKSREFLRKNF, from the coding sequence TTACAAAACCACTGTTCTTACTGTTGCCGGCAGCCTGCCTGTCGGCGCAACTTTGGGCTCAGGCCCCAGTTGTTGATATGAACTCTCCGCGAGCGGGTGCTGAATCCAATCGTAGTATGCAAGGGGAGATCTACCAGCAGTTACAGCAGCTTCGTCAAGAAATGATGACGTTGCGGGGGATAGTGGAAGAGCAAGAGCATCAGATCAGCCAGCTAAAACAGCAGGGCCTAGATCGCTATATTGATCTAGACCGCCGTTTGGGTTCGCTAACCACTGGCGCCGCTGGCGCCGTGGTTGGCAGCTCTTCTACGGCAGCCAATGCCGCTGTAGATGTTGGAAGTGACGCTGGAATTACTGGTGAGGCAGCTGGTGCCGCAGTAACGGGTGCAGATGTTGTTAATTCGCCAGCAGTTAGTGCTGTCCCCGCCGTTGCAAGTAACGGCAATGAATCATCTGATTACACCGACGCTTACGCTTTGGTGAGAAGTGGCAATTACGATCAAGCCATCACGTCTTTTTTGGCGTATGTTGAGCGCTACCCCTCAGGTCGCTACACACCTAATGCGTGGTATTGGCTCGGTGAACTCTACGTCGCTGTTAAACCCCAGAATTTAAAGGCTGCAACTGACGCCTTTCAGTATTTGCTAAGCAAATACCCCGACCACGATAAAGTCCCCGCGGCCATGTATAAACTGGGCACGGTTTACTTTTTGAATGGCAATAAGCAAAAATCCCAAGAATTACTGACCCATGTTATTGACCGTTACGGCAGTACCGGTAACTCTGCAGTGAACAAATCACGGGAATTTCTCCGTAAGAATTTCTGA
- a CDS encoding TonB-dependent receptor plug domain-containing protein, whose translation MRATAFCLCVGLAASELNAKDYRAEDLASLSLEELLDIDVSLGVRRGESHRESSAAVYVLNRDSIARSGATSIPELLRLVPGVEVTRFGSAKWGVGIRGFNGGIFTNRLLILVDGRSMFSPAKVGMFWDTLDTLINDIERIEVVRGPGASLWGSNAFNGVINIVTRHSADTQGGMLEVGAGNEEKWFTGYRFGVQLGEQKYLRAHIKAFERDDAIRPDGLENRDGWNSVQAGLRYDQGSPELGAFSLQLNAYEGAEGEELVLPDQNALNLQSLLYARAEFSGINFMTHWQYQQNERSHYSLKFYADHSERTDLLFNLTVDSYDADFQHSYRIDDRQRLVWGLAYRYTDDKLPDQYIRFTREQRHYDVASGFLQYEFAPTKNWRLITGSKLEHNDFSGSEVQPTARAIWRYNAHGSAWLAISQAKRTPSRTEHDGRVDFDYVAPQVQLQIQGRESFRSESLRAYELGWRQQFSPAVSVDIALFFNEYEGLRTLEPGALEANSAPPPAAIIPIIASNGADARSWGGELVLSAVLSPNWRTEVQYSNVQIDVDADTSGDPTATNAEGESPQHRLTFRSSWDLSGGWGVDTTLRYVDDLDGQRIDEYTELDVHVSKRIGEAVTISFVGQNLLDSSHEEYVDKVVGTPRVEVERGGYLKFKLNF comes from the coding sequence GTGCGCGCAACAGCATTTTGCCTTTGCGTAGGCTTGGCTGCCAGTGAGCTTAATGCCAAGGATTATCGCGCTGAAGATCTCGCGTCGTTGAGCTTAGAAGAGCTGTTAGATATTGATGTGTCGCTGGGCGTGCGTCGAGGCGAGTCGCATAGGGAGTCGTCTGCGGCAGTGTATGTGTTGAATCGGGATTCTATTGCGCGGTCTGGTGCGACTAGTATTCCTGAATTATTGCGGCTTGTGCCCGGCGTTGAGGTTACTCGGTTTGGCTCTGCCAAATGGGGTGTCGGTATTCGGGGGTTTAATGGCGGCATATTTACCAATCGCCTGCTTATTTTGGTTGACGGGCGGAGTATGTTTTCTCCCGCCAAGGTTGGTATGTTTTGGGATACCCTCGATACCCTCATTAATGATATTGAACGCATTGAAGTAGTGCGTGGCCCAGGCGCATCGCTATGGGGTTCTAATGCCTTTAATGGCGTTATTAATATTGTGACCCGGCACAGCGCCGATACTCAGGGCGGCATGCTGGAAGTGGGCGCTGGCAATGAGGAAAAATGGTTTACGGGCTATCGCTTTGGGGTGCAGCTAGGGGAGCAAAAATACCTGCGCGCTCACATTAAGGCCTTTGAGCGTGACGATGCTATTAGGCCCGACGGCCTTGAAAATCGTGATGGCTGGAATTCGGTACAGGCTGGACTACGCTACGATCAAGGCAGCCCTGAGTTAGGTGCCTTTAGCCTACAGCTCAATGCCTATGAAGGTGCGGAGGGGGAGGAACTCGTGCTTCCCGATCAAAACGCCCTAAATTTACAAAGCTTGCTCTACGCCCGAGCGGAATTTTCGGGCATTAATTTTATGACGCATTGGCAGTATCAGCAAAATGAGCGATCGCATTATAGTCTCAAATTCTATGCCGATCACTCAGAGCGAACCGACCTGCTGTTTAATTTGACTGTTGACAGTTACGACGCTGATTTTCAACACAGCTACCGTATTGATGATCGACAGCGCTTGGTTTGGGGCTTAGCTTATCGCTACACCGACGACAAGCTACCTGACCAGTATATTCGTTTTACCCGTGAGCAGCGGCATTACGACGTGGCGAGTGGTTTCTTGCAGTATGAGTTCGCGCCCACTAAAAATTGGCGTTTAATTACCGGCAGTAAATTAGAGCATAACGATTTTAGTGGTAGTGAGGTTCAGCCGACTGCCCGCGCCATTTGGCGTTATAACGCGCATGGTTCGGCGTGGTTAGCGATCTCTCAGGCGAAGCGCACGCCCAGTCGCACGGAACATGACGGTCGTGTCGATTTTGATTACGTTGCGCCGCAAGTTCAATTGCAGATCCAGGGTAGAGAATCTTTTCGCTCGGAATCGCTGCGAGCGTACGAGCTGGGTTGGCGGCAGCAATTTAGCCCTGCGGTGAGTGTGGATATCGCACTATTTTTTAATGAATACGAGGGCTTGCGCACCTTGGAACCTGGCGCTCTCGAAGCAAATTCTGCGCCCCCACCAGCGGCCATAATACCGATCATCGCTAGCAATGGCGCCGATGCGCGCTCATGGGGAGGTGAACTGGTATTGAGCGCAGTGCTGAGCCCTAACTGGCGCACAGAAGTGCAATACAGCAATGTGCAAATCGATGTTGACGCCGATACCAGCGGCGACCCAACGGCAACAAATGCGGAAGGTGAAAGCCCGCAACATCGTCTGACATTTCGTTCTAGCTGGGATTTGAGTGGGGGCTGGGGAGTCGATACAACACTGCGCTATGTCGATGACCTCGATGGTCAGCGTATCGATGAATACACCGAGCTCGATGTTCATGTCAGCAAGCGAATTGGCGAGGCAGTGACGATTTCCTTCGTCGGCCAAAATTTGCTCGACAGTAGCCATGAGGAATATGTCGATAAGGTGGTGGGCACGCCTCGGGTTGAGGTTGAGCGGGGCGGCTACCTAAAGTTTAAACTGAATTTTTAA
- the edd gene encoding phosphogluconate dehydratase → MLNDVIDKVTQAVIERSAASRQAYLEKIRRAHRPGVSRGHLSCGNLAHGFAASDAHDKSALAIDRAANFAIVSSYNDMLSAHQPFQDYPAQIKAAARELGAVAQFAGGVPAMCDGVTQGREGMELSLFSRDNIAMAAGVALSHDMFDGVLCLGVCDKIVPGLAIGALAFGHLPCLFVPAGPMESGLPNAEKSRIRQLYAEGKVGRAELLKAESESYHSAGTCTFYGTANSNQMLMEIMGMQLPGSSFINPGTPMREAMTKAAVATLNTLSPLSPEFLPLGEMINEKSIINGIIGLLATGGSTNHTIHLVAIARAAGVIINWQDMAELSEVVPLLCRIYPNGLADVNHFQAAGGMPLLIKELLDNGLLHNDVSTVAGAGGMRRYCKEPFLDQDGSLVWRDGPTVSLDAEIIATVKKPFSKEGGLRLLQGNLGRSVIKTSAVKPEYRVLTAPAVIFNDQDEMKARFDSGDLNRDFIAVVRFQGPKANGMPELHKLTPLLGVLQDRGYKVALVTDGRMSGASGKVPAAIHLSPEALDGGPIARLRDGDMIEFDAERSVLRVLDESVFERPVAIYAGGHQEGMGRELFSCFRKLVSDAEHGASVMDM, encoded by the coding sequence GTGCTTAACGACGTTATCGACAAGGTCACCCAAGCGGTAATCGAGCGCAGTGCAGCAAGTCGGCAAGCGTATCTTGAAAAAATTCGTCGCGCCCATCGCCCTGGGGTGTCGCGAGGGCATTTATCCTGCGGTAATTTAGCGCACGGTTTTGCCGCTTCAGATGCTCACGACAAGTCTGCACTGGCGATAGATCGCGCGGCGAACTTTGCCATTGTCTCTTCTTATAACGATATGTTGTCGGCCCACCAGCCGTTTCAGGATTACCCCGCGCAAATTAAAGCGGCGGCTCGCGAGTTGGGCGCCGTAGCTCAGTTCGCTGGTGGTGTGCCGGCGATGTGCGACGGCGTGACCCAGGGGCGTGAGGGCATGGAACTGTCGCTCTTTAGTCGCGACAATATTGCGATGGCGGCTGGCGTTGCGCTTTCTCACGATATGTTTGATGGCGTTTTATGTCTTGGTGTGTGCGACAAGATTGTACCGGGCTTGGCAATTGGTGCGCTGGCCTTTGGGCATTTGCCCTGTTTGTTTGTACCCGCAGGGCCGATGGAGTCGGGGCTGCCCAACGCCGAGAAAAGCCGTATTCGCCAGCTTTACGCCGAAGGCAAGGTAGGGCGAGCGGAATTGCTCAAGGCGGAAAGTGAGTCTTATCACAGCGCCGGTACCTGCACTTTTTACGGCACTGCAAATAGCAACCAAATGCTGATGGAAATTATGGGTATGCAGTTGCCCGGCAGTTCGTTTATTAATCCGGGCACGCCGATGCGCGAAGCAATGACCAAAGCCGCGGTTGCTACGCTGAATACATTGTCGCCGCTATCGCCGGAGTTTTTGCCGCTCGGTGAGATGATTAATGAAAAGAGCATTATCAACGGCATTATTGGCTTGTTGGCAACCGGTGGTTCTACGAATCACACCATCCACCTCGTCGCCATTGCCCGCGCAGCTGGGGTAATTATTAATTGGCAAGACATGGCCGAGCTGTCGGAAGTGGTGCCCTTGTTGTGCCGGATTTACCCTAATGGCTTAGCCGATGTAAATCATTTTCAGGCTGCCGGCGGCATGCCGCTATTAATTAAAGAATTGCTGGATAACGGGCTGCTTCATAACGATGTGAGCACGGTCGCTGGTGCAGGTGGCATGCGGCGTTATTGCAAAGAGCCCTTTTTAGATCAGGATGGCAGTTTAGTGTGGCGCGATGGGCCGACAGTCAGTTTGGACGCAGAGATTATCGCCACAGTCAAAAAGCCCTTTAGCAAAGAAGGGGGCTTGCGCTTGTTGCAGGGCAACCTTGGACGCTCGGTGATTAAAACCTCGGCAGTCAAGCCTGAGTATCGCGTGTTAACGGCGCCTGCGGTTATTTTTAATGACCAAGATGAAATGAAGGCCCGCTTTGATTCTGGTGATCTTAATCGCGATTTTATTGCCGTGGTGCGTTTTCAAGGACCCAAGGCGAATGGTATGCCTGAACTTCACAAATTAACGCCATTGCTTGGTGTGTTGCAGGACCGTGGCTACAAAGTTGCTCTAGTAACGGACGGTCGTATGTCTGGGGCGTCGGGCAAGGTGCCTGCGGCAATTCATTTAAGCCCAGAGGCCCTTGATGGTGGCCCAATAGCGCGGTTGCGTGACGGCGATATGATCGAGTTCGACGCCGAGCGCAGTGTCTTGCGGGTACTTGACGAATCTGTGTTCGAGCGGCCGGTAGCGATTTACGCCGGTGGCCATCAAGAGGGCATGGGGCGCGAGTTATTCTCTTGTTTTAGAAAGTTAGTGAGTGATGCCGAACACGGTGCGTCGGTAATGGATATGTAG
- a CDS encoding acetyl-CoA C-acetyltransferase, with protein sequence MTEAWIIDACRTPRGIGKLGKGALADIHPQQLGACVLKALVDRNTLNTADVDDVVWGTSCQKGRHGGDMGRMSALDAGFDIRSSGVTLDRFCGSGITSVNIAAASIMSGMEDVVIAGGAEMMSSYGHDNGLPVVMDSGNMRLRARHPQTNQGVCADTIATLEGIDREALDKLAVVSQQRAAHAIENGYFDKSLVPVYHEDGRLALDREEFPRPSTSLESLSQLKPSFPALADQPLDEEGTTYRSLMQAKYPDIEINHVHHAGNSSGVVDGAAAILLASPAYATKQGWKPRAKVLAMANMGDCPTLMLNAPVAAAEKVLKKAGLTIDDIDLFEVNEAFAVVLERFIRKLNIDRDKINVNGGSMALGHPIGATGSILIGTVLDELERRNLKRGLITMCTAGGMAPAIIIERM encoded by the coding sequence ATGACTGAAGCGTGGATTATTGACGCCTGCCGCACCCCCCGTGGCATTGGTAAATTGGGTAAAGGGGCTTTGGCCGATATTCATCCCCAACAATTGGGGGCTTGCGTGCTAAAAGCACTGGTAGACCGAAATACCTTAAATACCGCCGATGTCGACGACGTAGTGTGGGGCACGAGCTGCCAAAAAGGCCGTCACGGTGGCGATATGGGCCGTATGTCGGCGCTCGATGCTGGCTTTGATATCCGCTCTAGCGGTGTAACTTTAGATCGCTTCTGCGGCTCGGGTATTACCAGTGTGAATATTGCGGCGGCCTCTATTATGTCTGGCATGGAAGATGTCGTCATCGCGGGCGGCGCTGAGATGATGTCGAGCTATGGTCACGACAATGGTCTGCCAGTAGTGATGGACAGCGGCAATATGCGTCTGCGCGCCCGCCACCCCCAAACTAATCAAGGGGTGTGTGCTGATACGATTGCGACCCTGGAAGGTATAGATCGCGAGGCACTGGACAAGCTTGCGGTGGTAAGCCAGCAGCGCGCTGCTCACGCAATTGAAAATGGCTATTTCGACAAGTCTTTGGTGCCGGTATACCACGAAGATGGTCGCCTGGCGCTGGATCGCGAAGAGTTTCCAAGGCCGAGCACAAGCTTGGAATCCTTGTCGCAATTAAAGCCGTCTTTCCCGGCCTTGGCCGATCAGCCGCTAGACGAAGAGGGTACGACTTACCGCTCATTAATGCAGGCGAAATACCCCGATATTGAAATTAATCACGTTCATCATGCGGGTAATTCATCCGGTGTGGTTGATGGTGCAGCGGCAATTTTGTTGGCTTCTCCGGCTTATGCAACTAAGCAGGGTTGGAAGCCAAGAGCCAAAGTGCTGGCGATGGCAAATATGGGCGACTGCCCAACATTAATGCTAAATGCACCCGTTGCTGCCGCTGAAAAAGTATTGAAAAAAGCGGGACTCACCATCGACGATATTGATCTGTTCGAAGTGAATGAAGCATTTGCCGTGGTTTTGGAGCGCTTTATCCGTAAACTCAATATAGACCGCGACAAGATCAATGTTAACGGCGGCTCTATGGCGCTGGGGCATCCGATTGGCGCGACCGGTTCGATTCTTATTGGCACGGTGCTAGATGAGTTAGAGCGCCGCAACCTTAAGCGCGGGCTCATTACCATGTGTACGGCGGGCGGCATGGCGCCGGCGATTATAATTGAGCGTATGTAA
- a CDS encoding SDR family NAD(P)-dependent oxidoreductase, producing MNIQGKVAVVSGGASGMGLEIVRRLVSLGGKAAIFDLNATAGAAAVAELGESVVFAEVNVTSEDSIKAGIEQTMAAFGAIHICVNCAGIATGSKTLGKNGPFPLDLWNKTLAVNLTGTFNVLRLCAEQMAKNTPENADGVRGAIINTASVAAFEGQVGQAAYSASKGGIVGMTLPIARDLSTIGIRVNCIAPGLINTPMFESLPAPVYEALSSTPLFPKRLGRAAEIAHMVTSVIENDYINGECIRMDAGLRMQPK from the coding sequence ATGAACATTCAAGGCAAGGTAGCGGTAGTTAGTGGTGGCGCATCAGGCATGGGCTTAGAAATTGTGCGGCGCTTGGTTAGTCTCGGCGGCAAGGCGGCAATATTTGATTTAAATGCTACAGCTGGCGCGGCGGCCGTCGCAGAGCTGGGTGAGTCGGTGGTTTTTGCCGAGGTTAACGTTACCAGCGAAGATTCTATTAAGGCCGGTATTGAGCAGACCATGGCGGCCTTCGGCGCGATCCATATTTGCGTTAACTGCGCAGGTATTGCCACTGGTAGCAAAACCCTTGGTAAAAACGGTCCGTTCCCACTAGATTTGTGGAACAAAACCTTGGCTGTAAACTTGACTGGCACCTTCAATGTACTGCGTTTGTGTGCTGAGCAAATGGCAAAAAACACCCCTGAGAACGCCGACGGTGTTCGCGGCGCAATTATTAATACTGCGTCGGTGGCGGCCTTTGAAGGTCAGGTTGGTCAGGCGGCGTACAGCGCCAGTAAAGGCGGTATTGTCGGTATGACCCTGCCAATTGCCCGCGACCTGTCAACGATTGGTATTCGTGTTAACTGCATCGCCCCCGGCTTGATCAATACCCCCATGTTTGAATCGCTGCCCGCGCCGGTGTATGAAGCATTGAGTAGCACGCCGCTGTTCCCCAAACGTCTTGGCCGCGCCGCCGAAATAGCGCACATGGTGACCAGTGTTATTGAGAATGACTATATCAACGGTGAATGTATTCGTATGGACGCCGGTTTGCGCATGCAGCCCAAATAA
- a CDS encoding ISL3 family transposase, with amino-acid sequence MSHAGRIIGIPGLEIERVVRRKGIEVWAKPVHRPPCKHCQGNGLRIKATHLRTVKHTRQGNQVMTLHLRVPKYHCQECKRYFRHAFTGIRPRFRASEAYRLEVFEAHDGGVTQRKLSRTHQISPATVERWYQHHIKQKRSEGDRRYCPRVLGIDEHFFTRKKGYATTLTDLKNHKVFDVQLGRSELSLRRYLKALEGRERVQVVVMDLSETYRSIARRYFPNAAIVADRFHVVRLINQHFLSVWKQHDPEGRKNRGLISLMRRHQWNLRDEQHANLMQYLAEYPVLQALYVAKQRLIRFVLLKTLTRKKASIKLPVFMKLLDELAESPLRALANTLRSWLKPIVAMWRFSKSNGITEGFHNKMEMMTRRAYGFRNFENYRMRVLAHCGWDGVINRV; translated from the coding sequence ATGTCCCACGCAGGAAGAATTATAGGCATACCTGGCCTTGAGATTGAACGGGTAGTCCGCAGGAAAGGGATCGAAGTCTGGGCAAAGCCTGTGCACAGGCCGCCTTGTAAGCATTGTCAGGGCAATGGCCTGAGGATTAAAGCCACGCATCTCAGGACGGTGAAGCACACTCGTCAGGGGAATCAAGTGATGACCTTGCACCTTCGAGTACCCAAGTACCATTGCCAGGAGTGTAAGCGCTATTTTCGTCACGCCTTTACCGGTATTCGTCCGCGTTTTCGCGCTTCAGAAGCCTATCGACTGGAAGTGTTCGAAGCCCACGATGGCGGTGTAACGCAGCGCAAGTTGTCTCGAACCCATCAAATCAGCCCAGCGACGGTAGAGCGTTGGTATCAGCACCATATTAAGCAAAAGCGTTCCGAGGGGGATCGCCGATATTGCCCTCGCGTATTAGGGATAGATGAGCATTTCTTTACCCGTAAAAAGGGTTATGCGACCACGCTTACCGACCTCAAGAATCACAAAGTGTTTGATGTCCAACTAGGACGATCAGAATTGAGTTTGCGCCGCTATTTAAAGGCCCTTGAGGGACGAGAGCGCGTTCAGGTTGTGGTGATGGATCTCTCGGAAACGTACCGCAGCATTGCCCGCCGCTACTTTCCCAATGCCGCGATCGTGGCTGACCGATTCCATGTGGTCAGGCTTATTAACCAGCACTTTTTAAGTGTCTGGAAGCAGCATGATCCTGAGGGCAGAAAGAACCGCGGTTTGATCAGTTTAATGCGTCGCCATCAATGGAATTTGCGGGATGAGCAGCACGCCAACCTTATGCAGTATTTGGCTGAGTACCCAGTGCTGCAAGCACTGTATGTGGCCAAGCAACGATTAATCCGATTTGTGTTGCTCAAGACCCTGACGCGCAAGAAAGCCAGCATCAAGTTGCCGGTATTCATGAAATTGCTTGATGAGCTAGCTGAGAGCCCGCTACGAGCGCTAGCTAACACATTGCGCTCCTGGTTGAAGCCCATTGTGGCCATGTGGCGATTTAGTAAAAGTAACGGAATAACTGAGGGCTTCCACAACAAAATGGAAATGATGACACGACGAGCGTATGGTTTTAGAAACTTTGAAAATTACAGGATGAGAGTGCTGGCCCACTGCGGGTGGGACGGAGTGATTAACAGGGTTTGA